The Thalassotalea sp. 273M-4 genome includes a region encoding these proteins:
- a CDS encoding ExbD/TolR family protein, protein MSKLIKFEQGYFSKTSQPTRLSLVSLMDIFTILVFFLLVNSSQVQVLQKHDAIELPSSHINAVAKDNLNITLTKNELLLQGKKLISIKDIVPEAEFIESLTKALNEHKQQLDLVSKNNDEALAINILADKNTPYNLLKRVMNTSADSGFADISLAVEKLYPADVSSPQYRAGDSRD, encoded by the coding sequence ATGAGTAAGTTAATAAAGTTTGAGCAAGGGTATTTTAGCAAAACCTCGCAACCCACACGTTTGTCACTGGTCTCTTTAATGGATATTTTTACTATTTTAGTCTTTTTCTTACTGGTGAATTCGTCTCAAGTGCAGGTTTTACAAAAGCATGACGCCATAGAGCTACCAAGCTCACATATTAATGCCGTGGCAAAAGATAACCTTAATATTACCCTCACCAAGAATGAGCTGTTACTGCAAGGCAAAAAACTTATCAGTATTAAAGATATTGTTCCTGAAGCTGAATTTATCGAGTCACTAACTAAGGCGCTTAATGAACATAAACAACAACTTGATTTGGTATCAAAAAACAATGATGAGGCTCTAGCCATTAATATTTTAGCCGATAAAAACACCCCATATAACCTGCTAAAGCGGGTAATGAATACATCGGCTGACAGTGGTTTTGCGGATATTTCTCTGGCCGTAGAAAAATTATACCCAGCGGATGTAAGTAGCCCTCAATACAGGGCAGGGGACAGCCGTGATTGA
- a CDS encoding MotA/TolQ/ExbB proton channel family protein — protein sequence MLDNIVRFFQEGGAFMLPIAVVLFTGVAIAIERAIFLFQEKRKVNASLDIIEPILSKRDFHALANLEHPSLMSKVLVSGAKSWQQQQDKDHIESVMHEALIESMPRLEKRTPYLSILANISTLLGLLGTILGLIAAFSAIASANPAEKASLLSQSISVAMNTTAFGLISAIPLLMLHSMLQTKTAELVSHLHVASVKVFNTLTKK from the coding sequence ATGTTAGACAATATTGTTCGTTTTTTTCAAGAAGGCGGCGCCTTCATGTTACCCATTGCCGTTGTTTTATTCACCGGTGTTGCTATCGCTATTGAACGGGCAATTTTCTTGTTTCAGGAAAAGCGTAAGGTTAATGCCTCATTAGATATCATTGAACCTATCTTATCTAAAAGAGATTTTCATGCTTTAGCCAATCTTGAACACCCATCACTTATGTCAAAAGTATTGGTAAGTGGGGCAAAAAGTTGGCAACAACAACAAGATAAAGATCATATTGAATCGGTGATGCACGAAGCATTAATTGAAAGTATGCCAAGGTTAGAAAAACGAACGCCTTATTTATCTATCCTCGCTAATATTTCCACTTTGCTTGGATTACTTGGGACCATTTTAGGTCTAATCGCGGCCTTCTCTGCCATTGCCAGTGCGAATCCTGCCGAGAAGGCGTCGCTATTGTCACAGTCCATTTCAGTGGCAATGAACACTACCGCGTTTGGCTTAATATCGGCTATTCCTTTACTGATGCTGCATTCCATGTTGCAAACCAAAACCGCCGAGTTGGTCAGTCACCTGCATGTAGCCAGTGTTAAAGTTTTTAATACGCTAACAAAAAAATAG
- a CDS encoding AgmX/PglI C-terminal domain-containing protein, with amino-acid sequence MIEDNDISLRIKQDENKRLKWIVLLLLCFTLPFFGYVCFVDLPKQLQPIKTKPVTQFVRIQKTEQPDPKPKRPSSNIEQGGTSEAETPQLKSANALAMARKRAKNSGLLALSNQLSGLKDAVELNKLTPNVALNAPSTTANPMPFEQPDSDVNQHQQILSQVATQRMHKPLTNSTVNTQGKRLSDELNIVDVEHDLTLKKQYPLVSQTDRVGSDLSAPSTPIESKNTAPVESRSVDSIRLILDKNKGALYSIYRRALRKKPDIEGKFTVNLEISAQGQVSLANMLVSELNFAELENKLIRRIKLIQFGQKGTESVRINYTFNFMTIS; translated from the coding sequence GTGATTGAAGATAACGACATTTCATTGCGCATAAAGCAAGATGAAAACAAGCGCCTTAAGTGGATAGTGTTATTATTGCTTTGTTTTACTTTGCCGTTTTTTGGCTATGTTTGCTTTGTTGATTTGCCTAAGCAGCTACAGCCCATAAAGACAAAGCCGGTGACGCAGTTTGTACGCATACAGAAAACCGAACAGCCTGATCCTAAGCCTAAACGCCCTTCATCAAACATAGAGCAAGGGGGGACGAGCGAAGCAGAAACACCTCAACTGAAATCGGCTAATGCTTTGGCTATGGCGCGTAAAAGGGCGAAAAATTCGGGGCTGTTAGCTCTTAGTAATCAATTATCGGGATTAAAAGATGCCGTTGAACTTAACAAACTAACGCCAAATGTCGCCCTAAATGCACCATCGACAACCGCCAATCCAATGCCTTTTGAACAACCAGACTCTGATGTAAATCAGCACCAACAAATACTGAGCCAAGTAGCGACTCAGCGGATGCACAAACCATTAACTAACAGCACTGTTAACACCCAAGGCAAAAGACTCAGTGATGAGCTTAATATTGTCGATGTTGAACACGATTTAACTCTCAAAAAGCAGTATCCACTGGTGTCACAAACTGATCGTGTAGGGAGTGACTTAAGTGCGCCATCAACGCCAATTGAGAGCAAGAACACGGCGCCAGTTGAGAGTCGAAGCGTGGATTCTATTAGACTTATTTTGGATAAAAACAAAGGCGCTCTGTATAGCATTTATCGCCGAGCTTTACGTAAAAAGCCCGATATTGAAGGCAAGTTTACTGTCAACCTTGAAATTTCGGCGCAAGGCCAAGTGAGCTTGGCCAACATGTTGGTCAGTGAATTAAATTTTGCAGAGTTAGAAAATAAATTGATCCGACGAATAAAGTTAATCCAATTTGGGCAAAAAGGCACCGAGTCGGTTCGAATAAATTATACCTTTAACTTTATGACCATCAGCTAG
- a CDS encoding biopolymer transporter ExbD, which yields MKKPKVSQFEAELDITSFLNLMVVLVPVLLVMMVSSHLSVFNIQLPTSEWSLPPLSIEQQQQPIDLVVREQSIYVFYPQDNLLVEIEKKQHKYDYQTLITTLKSLKVMLLEQGVDKKDIVLSLEPDIDYQTIITLMEKTRSYPAVVAASLVDAELFPNVVLKDAPLLRSVAGPKITAPLGIVHE from the coding sequence ATGAAAAAACCTAAAGTAAGTCAGTTTGAAGCCGAGCTCGATATCACCTCATTTTTGAACTTGATGGTGGTATTGGTGCCTGTACTTTTAGTCATGATGGTGTCTTCGCACCTAAGCGTGTTTAATATTCAATTACCAACATCTGAGTGGTCTTTACCCCCACTGTCAATAGAGCAACAGCAGCAGCCGATTGATTTGGTGGTGCGAGAACAGTCGATTTATGTTTTTTATCCACAAGATAATTTACTTGTCGAGATAGAAAAAAAACAACACAAGTACGATTATCAAACCTTAATCACGACCTTAAAGTCGCTAAAAGTCATGCTGTTAGAACAAGGCGTTGATAAAAAAGACATTGTGTTATCACTCGAGCCTGACATTGACTATCAAACCATTATTACCTTAATGGAAAAAACACGTTCATACCCAGCCGTGGTCGCGGCATCTTTGGTAGACGCCGAGCTATTTCCCAATGTGGTATTAAAAGACGCGCCTTTATTACGTTCAGTGGCCGGCCCGAAAATTACAGCGCCATTAGGAATTGTTCATGAGTAA
- a CDS encoding putative zinc-binding protein, whose translation MKNTIIYSCTSINACAWKCRHGQIGQSIAKSMDKDNFGQLLKIDNVSIQQAHIDGNPVVAIDGCTQGCALSAINAHQFQPKFYINLSNFDAEIVDNWGTSLLDNFVLLKTIYQSLDEQGFSFQ comes from the coding sequence ATGAAAAATACAATTATATATTCTTGCACCAGTATTAACGCTTGTGCTTGGAAGTGCCGACACGGTCAAATCGGTCAAAGTATTGCAAAATCAATGGATAAAGATAATTTTGGTCAACTGCTAAAAATTGATAACGTGTCGATTCAGCAAGCCCACATTGATGGTAATCCGGTAGTTGCTATTGATGGTTGTACCCAAGGCTGTGCCCTAAGTGCGATCAACGCGCATCAATTTCAACCTAAATTTTATATTAATCTAAGTAATTTTGATGCTGAGATCGTCGATAACTGGGGCACATCATTATTGGATAATTTTGTTTTGTTAAAGACCATTTATCAGTCTTTAGATGAGCAAGGCTTTTCATTTCAATAA